A single window of Nitrospiraceae bacterium DNA harbors:
- a CDS encoding cytochrome ubiquinol oxidase subunit I: MTGSSFWIGFFSLAHITLASLGVGFMVLAPIAEGLGRRRPYFTDFAYLATRFTLVTYTTSIVLAVFMLELFIGLFPLTNSYLFNHFRYPLHLALVVFFIQVLCLYPYYHFWDRLRSKSITWHITLGTVAAVLILVWGGILDGIGSFMMTPVEGDSGWARLWNPTWVPLMVHRFFGNLVIAGFVTAAYAGWRLRKQCGQKNDKAYYLTLLKTGIGIGIVSLMIQPVSGFVFAQHIQNAQPDILQNLYEGQTVLLVIGQFTLLALLLLGSHLIFRSVHLERGHSYRAEIFYVLTVVLMVALAPYPFYRRIVNLIVLLQTGWYLLYVFPVWMRGSTPSLNKPFIHLIAMVLGLAALVLYLTMGTIREVARGPDTIHGIITSQTEATFRGETLP, translated from the coding sequence ATGACGGGTTCAAGTTTTTGGATCGGCTTCTTCAGTTTGGCCCATATCACCCTGGCAAGTCTTGGTGTGGGTTTCATGGTACTGGCTCCTATTGCGGAAGGGTTAGGACGCAGGCGTCCCTATTTTACGGATTTTGCATATTTGGCCACACGATTTACGCTGGTGACATATACCACCAGCATTGTGTTGGCGGTCTTCATGTTGGAATTATTCATCGGGCTTTTTCCTCTCACGAATAGTTACCTGTTTAATCACTTCCGCTATCCCTTGCATCTGGCTTTGGTCGTGTTTTTTATCCAAGTGTTGTGTCTGTATCCCTATTATCACTTTTGGGATCGACTCCGTTCAAAAAGTATCACCTGGCATATCACGTTGGGAACAGTAGCTGCGGTACTCATTCTCGTGTGGGGAGGAATACTCGATGGAATCGGTTCATTCATGATGACTCCTGTCGAAGGCGATAGTGGATGGGCAAGACTCTGGAACCCGACGTGGGTGCCGTTGATGGTCCATCGATTCTTTGGAAACCTGGTCATCGCCGGATTTGTCACGGCGGCTTATGCCGGATGGCGTCTCAGGAAACAATGTGGTCAAAAAAACGATAAAGCCTATTATCTCACCCTGCTGAAAACCGGAATCGGCATCGGCATTGTGAGCCTGATGATTCAGCCGGTCTCCGGTTTCGTCTTCGCGCAACACATACAGAATGCCCAGCCGGATATTCTGCAGAACCTCTATGAAGGCCAAACGGTCCTGTTGGTGATAGGGCAATTTACCCTCCTGGCCCTACTCCTGTTAGGCAGCCATCTCATTTTTCGCTCGGTTCATCTGGAGCGCGGACATTCCTACCGGGCCGAGATATTTTATGTGCTGACGGTGGTGTTAATGGTCGCGTTGGCGCCGTATCCTTTCTATCGGCGTATCGTGAACCTTATCGTGCTTCTTCAAACGGGTTGGTACCTTTTGTATGTATTCCCTGTTTGGATGCGAGGCTCAACGCCCTCACTCAACAAGCCGTTCATTCATCTTATCGCCATGGTCCTTGGTCTGGCCGCGCTGGTCCTCTATTTGACAATGGGAACCATCCGGGAAGTGGCGAGAGGGCCCGATACCATTCATGGAATTATCACCAGTCAGACGGAAGCCACGTTTAGAGGAGAGACGCTCCCATGA
- a CDS encoding cytochrome c — MLNHFDWNHSYRFLGWIMLAGLFLGGCSEDMEEQPSFSYQEAPRVHSPPESSPNMMPFSLATSPLKQTKNPTDVARLFAINCAHCHGQQGMGDGPVAGYLPDMPPNLHASAVQQKPDEVLYTIVTHGENVMPAFEPFLSQEERWGLVTFLRTFGDHALSSGPLMQEPNPAS, encoded by the coding sequence ATGCTGAACCATTTTGATTGGAACCACTCGTACCGTTTCCTGGGTTGGATCATGTTGGCTGGACTGTTTCTAGGGGGATGCTCGGAAGATATGGAAGAACAACCTTCGTTTTCGTATCAAGAAGCTCCCCGGGTACATTCGCCGCCGGAAAGCTCTCCGAATATGATGCCATTTTCCCTTGCGACATCTCCCCTGAAACAGACAAAAAATCCGACCGATGTCGCACGGCTCTTTGCAATTAATTGCGCCCATTGTCATGGACAACAGGGAATGGGCGACGGACCCGTGGCCGGGTATTTGCCGGACATGCCTCCCAATCTTCATGCTTCGGCGGTGCAACAGAAACCTGATGAAGTGCTGTATACCATTGTGACCCATGGAGAAAACGTGATGCCGGCGTTTGAACCATTTCTCTCTCAGGAAGAGAGATGGGGCTTGGTGACATTTCTTCGGACTTTTGGGGATCATGCGCTATCCTCCGGTCCCTTGATGCAGGAACCGAATCCGGCGAGCTAA
- a CDS encoding DUF3341 domain-containing protein, whose amino-acid sequence MPKNTETADRQVVLGLFDPAIALPPVLDQIRNQGIPDILMEILSPLPLESSLLNKPVRIPIHRLTIIGGIVGIGIGIFFAAGTALLFPLATGGKPIVSIPVVGIISYETMMLMAIVVTFFAAAIKIAFVQQSGLPNDPRIDEGSVGLSIQVGNDTAKAHSIFRLLQNAGASEVEIRTITGNS is encoded by the coding sequence ATGCCCAAGAACACTGAGACCGCAGACAGACAGGTGGTGCTAGGATTATTCGATCCGGCGATTGCTCTCCCTCCTGTGCTTGATCAAATACGAAACCAGGGCATTCCCGATATCCTTATGGAAATTCTCTCCCCTCTTCCACTGGAATCCTCGTTGCTCAATAAACCCGTTCGCATTCCGATCCATCGCCTGACCATTATCGGAGGGATCGTGGGAATTGGAATCGGGATTTTTTTCGCCGCAGGAACCGCGCTTTTGTTTCCTTTAGCGACGGGCGGAAAACCCATTGTGAGTATTCCGGTAGTGGGAATTATCTCCTATGAAACTATGATGCTGATGGCAATTGTCGTGACCTTTTTTGCGGCGGCGATCAAAATTGCCTTCGTGCAACAGTCGGGCCTTCCCAATGATCCGCGCATTGATGAGGGGTCGGTAGGTCTATCAATTCAGGTTGGGAACGACACCGCCAAGGCTCACTCCATTTTCCGCCTGCTTCAAAATGCCGGGGCTTCTGAAGTGGAAATTCGGACCATAACAGGTAACTCATAA
- the nrfD gene encoding polysulfide reductase NrfD → MTDRPTVWKEMPRINRDLLSPLQTTTWTFYLWVGVLSCFVAAGAGAWTYQIQTGIGQTDLNHPIFWGSYIASFVFWIGVSHSGTFISGVLRLTNAEWRRPVTRIAELMTVVALLVTALFVFYHLGRVWRFYYLIPYPNQRELWPNFRSPLMWDATAIFTYATASTIYIYLPLIPDFALARDRIHGWRKTVYRWLAIGWHGSQAQWRTLEMAIRIITPLIVMVMISVHSIVGFDFGMALVPAWHSTIFAPYFVVGAVHSGLSMVLIGLYVLRKVYHLQNYVRTEHFEKLGKLLLVTTLVLAYMYFAEQLTIWYGKVPDHIAVQNSLLYGAYAVPFWFMVSCIYIVPLLTLVWPRFRQWPVGLMMVGLIINLGMYIERMLIIVPPLAHPRLSFQWDEYFPSLIELAILVGTLALALLLYSLAVKFVPVISIWEEKLGKKHAQEH, encoded by the coding sequence ATGACCGACCGGCCAACGGTTTGGAAAGAAATGCCCAGGATCAACCGGGACCTTCTCTCGCCGCTTCAAACGACCACCTGGACCTTTTATCTCTGGGTAGGCGTGCTGTCCTGCTTTGTCGCAGCGGGCGCAGGAGCCTGGACCTACCAAATTCAAACCGGAATCGGACAAACCGATTTGAATCATCCCATTTTCTGGGGATCCTATATTGCCTCGTTCGTCTTCTGGATCGGCGTCAGCCATTCCGGAACGTTTATTTCCGGTGTCTTGCGGTTAACGAATGCGGAATGGCGTCGACCTGTCACGCGAATAGCTGAGCTCATGACGGTTGTGGCCCTTCTCGTCACCGCGTTATTCGTCTTCTACCACCTGGGTCGGGTCTGGCGGTTTTATTACCTGATTCCATACCCCAATCAACGGGAACTCTGGCCGAACTTTCGATCTCCGCTGATGTGGGATGCGACAGCCATTTTTACGTATGCGACGGCAAGCACCATCTATATTTATCTGCCCTTAATTCCCGATTTTGCGCTGGCACGGGATCGAATTCACGGTTGGAGAAAAACCGTGTATCGCTGGTTGGCGATCGGATGGCATGGATCTCAAGCGCAGTGGCGCACATTGGAAATGGCCATACGCATTATCACGCCCTTGATCGTGATGGTCATGATTTCGGTACATTCCATTGTGGGATTTGATTTCGGCATGGCTCTCGTGCCGGCATGGCATTCGACTATTTTCGCTCCCTATTTTGTGGTCGGCGCGGTGCATTCAGGCCTTTCTATGGTGCTGATTGGTCTCTACGTTCTGCGGAAAGTGTATCATTTGCAAAATTATGTTCGAACCGAACATTTTGAGAAACTCGGGAAATTGTTGCTCGTCACGACCCTGGTCCTGGCCTATATGTATTTTGCTGAGCAGTTAACGATCTGGTATGGCAAGGTGCCGGATCATATTGCCGTGCAGAATTCCCTCCTCTACGGAGCCTATGCCGTGCCGTTCTGGTTCATGGTGAGTTGTATTTATATCGTTCCCCTGCTGACGCTGGTATGGCCTCGTTTTCGACAATGGCCGGTTGGACTCATGATGGTGGGGTTGATCATCAATCTCGGGATGTATATCGAGCGCATGCTGATCATTGTCCCTCCCCTCGCCCATCCGAGACTGTCATTTCAGTGGGATGAGTATTTCCCTTCGCTGATCGAACTCGCCATTCTGGTAGGCACGTTGGCCCTGGCTCTCTTGTTGTATTCCCTTGCGGTGAAATTCGTTCCGGTGATTTCAATCTGGGAAGAAAAACTGGGGAAAAAACATGCCCAAGAACACTGA
- a CDS encoding 4Fe-4S dicluster domain-containing protein → MSQDPQATEENSKTAELPYKWEMVVDLDRCSGCEACVVACHAENNIRISGEEEAAEGRAINWIRIERYWEGDYPDVKAKFLPVMCQHCDDAPCEPVCPVYASYHTPEGLNAQVYNRCIGVRYCGNNCPYVARQFNWFDPSWDEPLTEQLNPDVSVRSGGVMEKCTFCVQRIRSGKEAAHKEGRRVRDGEITPACVQSCPTSALTFGDRNDPDSRVSHLKKSRRGFHLMESLGTHPAVTYLRRLSE, encoded by the coding sequence AAATGGGAAATGGTCGTCGATCTGGATCGGTGCTCCGGATGTGAAGCCTGTGTGGTGGCGTGTCATGCCGAAAACAATATTCGCATTTCCGGGGAGGAGGAAGCGGCCGAAGGGCGAGCGATCAATTGGATTCGCATTGAGCGATATTGGGAAGGAGACTATCCCGACGTCAAAGCCAAATTCCTTCCGGTCATGTGCCAGCATTGTGACGATGCTCCGTGCGAACCCGTCTGTCCCGTCTATGCTTCATATCACACCCCTGAGGGGTTAAATGCGCAGGTCTATAATCGTTGTATCGGTGTTCGATACTGCGGGAATAATTGTCCCTATGTCGCGCGTCAATTTAATTGGTTCGACCCCAGTTGGGACGAGCCGTTGACGGAGCAGCTGAATCCGGATGTGTCCGTCCGATCCGGTGGGGTGATGGAAAAATGTACGTTTTGCGTGCAACGAATTCGAAGTGGAAAGGAAGCGGCCCATAAAGAAGGCCGCCGGGTCAGGGATGGGGAAATCACACCCGCCTGTGTGCAATCCTGCCCCACATCCGCCCTGACATTTGGTGATCGGAATGATCCCGACAGCCGGGTGTCTCACTTAAAGAAGAGCCGGAGGGGGTTTCATCTGATGGAATCTCTTGGTACGCATCCGGCCGTGACATATTTACGGAGGCTGTCGGAATGA